Within Candidatus Cloacimonadota bacterium, the genomic segment CCCTAGTATTTTTGTCACCAGCATAATGCGAATTCCTGGGAAACCATCGCCAGTGATTTATTATTTCTCTATCATCTGACGAACTAAATCTAGTTTTTATCATCATTGATCGGATCGCTTCAAATATTCTTTTGCCTGAAGTCATTCCTTCGACATAGCCGGAGGACGATGATTTAATAACGTATAAATCCTCGATCAACACCCCGCTAAGAATATTTCCCTTATTATGGGCTTCTTCCATCTCATCAATATTATCCTCAGTAATGAGGTAAAATTTATCTTCAAATTCCCAAGACATATTTTGCTGTTTCTATTTCTTTTTTATCACCAGTATGTTTTCCTTCAGAGTCGGAGAGCTTAATAGTTGGGGTCCAATCTCTTCCTTCTGGTTTAGCAGATGTGATTTTGATCACTATATTAAGAGGGGTAACACCAACATCATTTGAGAAGTTGGTCCCAATACCAAATGAACATTTTATTTTTCCTCTACAATAATCTTTTATTTCTACGTCTCGCTCTGGATTTTGTCCATCAGAAAAGACTATCACTTTACTCTTCGGGTCAATCCTTAGCTTCTCATAATGTGCTATCACCTTATCAGTAAACTCTAGAGGATCTCCAGAATCATGTCTAACCCCGTCGTATAGCTTAGCAAATTTTGTATCAAATGATTCAAAGAATGCTTCGGTCGTGAATGTATCTGATAGTGCAATACCTAAATCTCCGCGGAATACATCGGACCAATTTTCCATAGCCAATTTGTTGGCCATTTTATATCCATATTTTGCTGCATGAAACATAAACCATTCATGAGCATGAGTTCCTATAGGAGTTAAATCATACTGGTGAGCAAAGTGAACATTGGAAGTTCCCACAAAGTTATCATTGTGTAAGACCCAGTTTTTAAAGCCGCTAACGACCCTCTTCTGTTCGTCATAGGAAAACCTTCTACGGGTGCCGAAGTCTGCGTAGTGGACTCCATTCATGCGAAATAGCTGAGCTTTTTCACCTATCGGAACTACCTTTGTTCTTCCCTCCATCACATCTAATGCCTTTCCAGTCATTAGAAAATAGAGTTCTGAAATAAGAGCCATAAGAGGGACTTCCCAAAGAATGGTTCTATACCAGTATCCTTCTATGGAAACCTGTAAATCCCCTCC encodes:
- the pncB gene encoding nicotinate phosphoribosyltransferase, producing MIINSILDTDLYKLTMQMAVIKKFPRARVRYDFINRGKTEFPEGFAERLRQEVKNMESLYMTAPERKWMESWCYFLDPTYLDFLQGYRYDASEIGIIQKGGDLQVSIEGYWYRTILWEVPLMALISELYFLMTGKALDVMEGRTKVVPIGEKAQLFRMNGVHYADFGTRRRFSYDEQKRVVSGFKNWVLHNDNFVGTSNVHFAHQYDLTPIGTHAHEWFMFHAAKYGYKMANKLAMENWSDVFRGDLGIALSDTFTTEAFFESFDTKFAKLYDGVRHDSGDPLEFTDKVIAHYEKLRIDPKSKVIVFSDGQNPERDVEIKDYCRGKIKCSFGIGTNFSNDVGVTPLNIVIKITSAKPEGRDWTPTIKLSDSEGKHTGDKKEIETAKYVLGI